In Drosophila teissieri strain GT53w chromosome 2R, Prin_Dtei_1.1, whole genome shotgun sequence, the following proteins share a genomic window:
- the LOC122614183 gene encoding polycomb group protein Psc, protein MMTPESKAIQPAAATTKQTAEATPEATATTTMAHTQQQKSQLSTLAKTTTTTATTTTSASTTTTNKAAKSVVSNANSSGNNSSKKLALYQSQKTTTTTSTTTTTTPPVVAATAPAAAAEATTNADKMQKQQQLKQQLFAACSIKVKSENTLATTANAAAAAATATTAATQLATGKAAKTILENGIKKESTPPAVESVEASSSSSSSSSSSSSSSSSWSTTRRATSEDASSNGGASAEEEKTEEDQTGAVATASSTATTTSDLATTSRPRPVLLTAVNPHIICHLCQGYLINATTIVECLHSFCHSCLINHLRKERFCPRCEMVINNAKPNIKSDTTLQAIVYKLVPGLYERELMRKRAFYKDRPEEAALATPEQRGDDTEHLIFSPSDDMSLSLEYAELGELKTDSESELVDTLRPRYLQCPAMCRVSHLKKFVYDKFEIDAQRFSIDIMYKVKTIVLLDYYTLMDIAYIYTWKRDAPMRFYYRVYESPQPLVKPAPRRVLPLTLEKQEKETPEQQLAVEASSTTMEPMPLPVDQAVKASIKVEEQESNKEVVKEVVKDVATAPTTETLKLVINRNMLDKREKSHSPKSSSKSSPSTPVSSPSEPNIKLKIDLSKQNSVTIINMSDPERREIVKPLKPEKESRSKKKDKDGSPKSSSSSSSSSSGERKRKSPSPLTVPPLTIRTERIMSPSGVSTLSPRVTSGAFSEDPKSEFLKSFALKPIKVKVESPERTLNNRAITPPSPSVQQSPSPKSKGNLDDSILMKPPSCMPPKSIASSKRKSKEPVKAVSKKPKLSPPLPTVDFKIRLPATNGSSPGSASPKIEKPLMPPPAKPPMLAPRKLQPSTQLAPPPSPMHQHAGVQMSAPGNRTPIAKRYQPILPKASRPNPFANIPNDVNRLLKDAGTEIKSIGGGSVENSSNSAQKPHLYGPKGETKMGPPALPVTTPTQGNKNLGKQGGNMPMSAPNKGNSSNNYLNLALFNSSKCKGKEAPPGCRTPMYTPNSPIYSPSSPQYVPSYNIPTMPTYKYTPKPAANSGSGNGGTGSYLQNMLSGGNGGSLGGLFPSPPTKSDQNTNPAHGGGSPAPQSGSNGMANNNIYMPNEDAPEKQQVKVKSLLNSCNINIPSSLSITISRDNGDSSSPSNGQHPKHKSPVNNYIEIVKLPDQPQDQVQAAKEAQKRQSPPAAGPGPLAAKLPPPPPSKAIPSPQHLVSRMTPPQLPKVATPPPPSAPRVITPPKTSPPANAAKVTPLKPVLTPTQADKKTPSPEKRTAAQMGSHSPTASENKSPKGGAAGVANSVGGAQNGDPAAKKFRPILPRQNGMPELAPKLPTLAPFVGFNPLQNAAAGKKVPPSKKSPNAGATAHQAGQQKLANGGQQQQAQQKTSPPQKNQQQAKKAGKNPTPPPPSLPAVGKMMPHPVMHSQNAPLSIASSASAAAVASGQLDLSNFLKENLRRVHAAQAAQAAQAAQAAAAANQSNMMYNLAQMGHMTPAMYNYQQAYFMEQLSRMQRAGNEVFNDYLQKLKTATAAGGGGPAEGELKPMLPTVTLPSPGATPPAASPKTSPLPAGKLTAAATAPQSKANNGSGANARQQTAATGNNGATVSAASLPPATKSK, encoded by the exons ATGATGACGCCAGAGTCGAAAGCAATACagccggcagcagcaacaacaaagcaaacagCGGAGGCAACAccagaagcaacagcaacaacaaccatggctcacacacaacaacaaaagtcgCAGTTGTCAACGTtggcgaaaacaacaacaactacagcaacaacgacgacatcAGCatcgacaacgacaacgaatAAGGCGGCCAAAAGCGTTGTCAGCAATGCAAATAGCAGTGGCAACAATTCAAGCAAAAAGCTGGCTTTGTATCAGTCccagaaaacaacaacaacaacatcaacgaCGACTACAACAACACCGCCAGtagtagcagcaacagcaccagcagcagcagcagaggcaacAACTAATGCtgataaaatgcaaaagcaacagcaactgaagCAGCAACTTTTTGCCGCCTGCAGCATTaaagtaaaaagtgaaaacacATTAGCAACTactgcaaatgcagcagcagcagcagcaacagcaacaacagcagcaacacaactTGCCACAGGCAAAGCGGCAAAAACAATATTAGAAAACGGCATCAAGAAGGAGTCCACGCCTCCGGCTGTCGAATCCGTTGAGgcctcctcctcatcgtcatcctcctcctcctcatcatcatcctcctcATCGTCGTGGTCGACGACAAGGAGAGCCACTTCAGAGGACGCCAGCAGCAATGGTGGCGCCTCCGCCGAGGAGGAGAAGACGGAGGAGGACCAAACGGGGGCGGTGGCAACTGCGTCTTCAACGGCGACAACGACTTCCGATTTGGCCACAACTTCAAGGCCACGCCCCGTCCTTCTAACGGCCGTCAATCCGCACATCATCTGTCACCTGTGCCAGGGATATCTGATCAATGCCACCACCATCGTCGAGTGTCTGCACTCCT TCTGCCACAGTTGCCTCATTAATCACCTGCGAAAGGAGCGCTTCTGCCCGCGCTGCGAGATGGTCATCAACAACGCCAAGCCGAACATCAA ATCGGACACCACGCTCCAGGCGATAGTGTACAAGCTCGTGCCGGGCCTTTACGAGCGGGAGCTGATGCGCAAAAGGGCCTTCTACAAGGATCGTCCCGAGGAGGCAGCATTGGCCACGCCCGAGCAGCGGGGCGACGATACGGAGCATCTGATCTTCAGTCCCTCGGATGATATGTCCCTTTCGCTGGAGTACGCCGAATTGGG GGAACTGAAAACCGATTCCGAGTCTGAGTTGGTGGACACATTGCGTCCGCGGTACCTTCAATGTCCGGCCATGTGCCGCGTGAGCCACTTGAAGAAGTTCGTCTACGACAAATTTGAGATTGATGCCCAGCGTTTTAGTATCGACATTATGTACAAAGTCAAGACAATCGTGCTGCTCGACTACTACACGCTTATGGACATTGCCTACATCTACACGTGGAAGCGGGATGCACCCATGCGGTTTTACTACCGCGTTTATGAGTCGCCCCAGCCGCTGGTGAAGCCGGCTCCTCGTCGGGTGCTGCCACTGACACTGGaaaagcaggagaaggagacGCCAGAGCAACAGCTGGCAGTGGAAGCCTCTTCTACGACGATGGAACCTATGCCCCTGCCAGTGGACCAAGCAGTTAAAGCTTCCATTAaagtggaggagcaggagagcAACAAGGAAGTTGTAAAAGAAGTAGTCAAAGATGTGGCAACCGCACCCACGACGGAGACCCTGAAGCTGGTGATCAATCGAAATATGCTGGACAAGCGTGAGAAAAGTCACTCTCCGAAATCGTCCTCGAAGAGTTCTCCCTCCACTCCCGTCTCGTCTCCCTCGGAGCCCAATATCAAGCTGAAGATCGATCTCTCCAAGCAGAACAGCGTCACCATTATCAATATGTCCGATCCTGAGCGCAGAGAGATTGTGAAGCCCCTCAAGCCCGAGAAGGAGTCCAGGTCGAAGAAGAAGGACAAGGACGGAAGTCCCAAGtcctccagcagctccagtTCCTCTTCCAGTGGAGAGCGCAAGCGCAAGAGTCCCAGCCCGCTGACGGTTCCTCCATTGACCATTCGCACAGAACGCATCATGAGTCCAAGTGGCGTGAGCACCCTGAGTCCAAGAGTGACCAGCGGAGCATTCTCGGAGGATCCCAAGTCGGAGTTCCTCAAGTCGTTTGCCCTGAAACCCATCAAGGTGAAAGTGGAATCACCGGAGAGGACGTTGAACAACAGAGCCATTACCCCGCCTTCGCCTTCAGTGCAACAGTCCCCTTCACCAAAATCCAAGGGTAACTTGGACGACAGCATTCTCATGAAGCCGCCCAGCTGCATGCCTCCCAAATCCATTGCATCCTCGAAGAGAAAGAGCAAGGAACCAGTTAAGGCGGTGTCCAAGAAGCCCAAACTATCGCCGCCCCTTCCAACGGTGGACTTCAAGATACGCCTGCCCGCCACCAATGGCAGCTCTCCAGGCTCAGCGTCTCCCAAGATAGAAAAACCGCTGATGCCACCGCCGGCGAAGCCCCCAATGTTGGCTCCCCGGAAACTCCAGCCCTCCACCCAGCTTGCTCCGCCTCCGTCGCCAATGCATCAACATGCCGGCGTGCAGATGTCAGCTCCTGGTAACCGAACACCCATCGCCAAACGCTATCAGCCCATTTTACCCAAAGCTTCGCGTCCAAATCCCTTTGCCAATATTCCCAACGATGTCAATCGATTGCTCAAAGACGCCGGTACCGAAATCAAGTCGATTGGTGGAGGATCGGTGGAGAACAGCAGTAACTCTGCCCAAAAGCCGCATCTGTATGGCCCCAAGGGAGAAACTAAGATGGGACCACCGGCTTTGCCCGTAACCACCCCAACTCAGGGTAACAAAAACCTTGGAAAGCAGGGCGGCAACATGCCAATGTCAGCGCCCAACAAGGGTAACAGTTCCAACAACTATCTGAATCTGGCGCTGTTCAATTCCAGCAAGTGCAAGGGCAAGGAGGCGCCTCCTGGCTGCCGCACGCCCATGTACACGCCAAATTCGCCCATCTACTCGCCCAGTTCGCCGCAGTATGTGCCCAGCTACAATATTCCCACAATGCCCACCTACAAGTACACACCGAAGCCAGCGGCCAATTCTGGGAGTGGAAACGGAGGCACTGGGAGCTACCTGCAGAATATGTTGAGTGGCGGAAATGGTGGATCGCTTGGCGGATTGTTCCCATCACCGCCCACCAAGTCGGATCAGAATACCAATCCAGCTCATGGCGGCGGATCTCCAGCTCCGCAATCTGGAAGCAATGGCATGGCGAATAACAATATCTATATGCCCAATGAAGATGCACCCGAAAAGCAGCAGGTGAAGGTCAAGTCACTGCTGAACTCGTGCAACATCAATATCCCCTCCTCGCTTTCGATCACCATCTCTCGGGACAACGGAGATTCATCGTCGCCCAGCAATGGCCAGCATCCGAAACACAAAAGTCCGGTCAACAATTACATTGAGATCGTCAAGCTGCCCGATCAGCCACAGGATCAGGTCCAGGCTGCCAAGGAGGCTCAGAAACGGCAGTCACCACCTGCTGCCGGTCCCGGACCTCTGGCCGCAAAGttgccaccaccgccaccatcCAAAGCCATTCCATCGCCGCAGCATTTGGTGTCGCGTATGACGCCGCCACAGTTACCCAAAGTGGCCACTCCTCCGCCCCCAAGTGCTCCTCGTGTGATTACACCGCCAAAAACATCACCTCCTGCCAATGCCGCCAAGGTAACGCCTTTGAAGCCAGTGCTCACGCCTACGCAGGCGGATAAGAAGACGCCCAGCCCGGAGAAGCGAACCGCCGCCCAGATGGGCAGTCATTCACCAACTGCCAGTGAAAACAAATCGCCCAAGGGTGGAGCTGCAGGCGTGGCCAATTCGGTGGGTGGCGCCCAGAATGGAGATCCGGCGGCCAAGAAGTTCCGACCCATACTGCCCCGCCAGAATGGCATGCCTGAGTTGGCACCGAAGCTGCCCACTCTGGCGCCTTTCGTTGGTTTCAATCCACTGCAAAATGCCGCCGCTGGCAAGAAGGTGCCGCCCAGCAAGAAGTCCCCGAACGCCGGAGCCACTGCCCATCAGGCCGGCCAGCAAAAGCTAGCCAATGgtggacaacagcagcaggcgcaacaGAAAACCAGTCCACCGCAGAAGAATCAACAGCAGGCCAAGAAGGCGGGCAAGAATCCTACGCCACCGCCTCCATCCTTGCCGGCAGTCGGTAAAATGATGCCCCATCCCGTCATGCACAGCCAGAATGCTCCGCTCAGCATCGCCTCCAGCGCCAGTGCTGCGGCAGTCGCCTCGGGACAATTGGACCTGAGCAACTTCCTCAAGGAGAACCTGCGGCGGGTGCATGCAGCACAAGCGGCGCAGGCAGCGCAGGCTGCCCAGGCGGCGGCCGCTGCCAACCAGTCGAATATGATGTACAACCTGGCCCAAATGGGTCACATGACACCAGCGATGTACAACTACCAGCAGGCATATTTCATGGAGCAGTTGTCGCGGATGCAGCGCGCCGGAAACGAGGTATTCAACGATTACCTGCAAAAGTTAAAGACCGCCACTGCTGCAGGTGGAGGTGGTCCGGCAGAAGGGGAGCTAAAACCCATGCTGCCCACCGTCACGTTGCCCAGTCCAGGAGCCACTCCGCCGGCAGCCAGCCCCAAAACATCACCACTGCCCGCCGGAAAGCTTACGGCAGCGGCCACGGCACCCCAAAGCAAGGCAAACAACGGCAGTGGAGCAAATGCACGGCAGCAGACGGCGGCCACCGGCAACAACGGAGCAACAGTCTCCGCCGCCTCCCTGCCACCGGCCACCAAAAGCAAGTGA